In Chitinophaga sp. HK235, a single window of DNA contains:
- the fabF gene encoding beta-ketoacyl-ACP synthase II, with protein sequence MKRVVITGMGAITPLGNNVTSFWNNLVAGTSGAATITRFDAARFRTKFACELKGYDPAAALDKAEIRKTDPFTQYALSAAAEAISDAGLDFSTMNPFDTGVIWGSGQGGMQTFEEQVTEYVTGDYNPRFSPYFVPRLISNMASGMISIKYGLMGINYTTVSACATSNTAIMDALNYIRWGKAKVMVTGGSEAPITPASVGGFCAMKAMSARNNDPAVASRPFDTDRDGFVMGEGAAALILEEYEHAKARGAHIYAEVAGAAMTADAYHMTATHPEGLGAYQAMKGALEDAGLNQQEVDYLNAHATSTPVGDLSEIAAITRLFGAQPDRLHISATKSMTGHLLGAAGAIEAIACVKSITDSIIPPTINTTTLDPQIPASLQIVLQTAMEKEVKVAISNTFGFGGHNGIVVFKKV encoded by the coding sequence ACTTCCTTCTGGAACAATCTGGTGGCCGGCACCAGCGGAGCCGCCACCATCACCCGTTTCGATGCGGCCCGCTTCCGGACAAAATTTGCGTGTGAACTGAAAGGTTATGATCCTGCCGCAGCACTCGACAAAGCAGAGATCCGTAAAACAGATCCCTTCACTCAATACGCCCTCTCCGCCGCAGCAGAAGCCATCAGCGATGCTGGTCTGGACTTCAGCACCATGAATCCTTTTGATACCGGCGTAATCTGGGGCTCCGGACAAGGAGGCATGCAGACCTTCGAAGAACAGGTGACCGAGTATGTTACCGGTGATTATAATCCCCGCTTCAGCCCTTATTTTGTTCCCCGCCTCATCAGCAATATGGCGTCGGGCATGATCTCCATCAAGTACGGACTGATGGGCATCAACTATACAACAGTGTCTGCCTGTGCTACTTCCAACACGGCTATCATGGACGCACTTAACTACATCCGCTGGGGCAAGGCGAAGGTGATGGTCACCGGCGGCTCTGAAGCACCCATCACACCGGCATCTGTAGGCGGCTTCTGTGCGATGAAAGCCATGTCTGCCAGAAACAACGATCCTGCCGTAGCCTCCCGCCCTTTTGATACAGACCGGGATGGTTTTGTAATGGGAGAAGGGGCCGCTGCACTCATACTGGAAGAATACGAACACGCAAAAGCCAGAGGCGCCCATATCTATGCAGAAGTAGCCGGAGCAGCCATGACAGCCGATGCATACCATATGACTGCCACCCACCCGGAAGGACTGGGTGCCTACCAGGCTATGAAGGGAGCACTGGAAGATGCTGGCCTCAACCAGCAGGAGGTAGACTATCTCAATGCGCATGCTACCTCCACACCAGTAGGTGATCTGAGTGAAATCGCGGCTATCACCCGCCTGTTCGGGGCACAGCCAGACAGACTGCATATCAGCGCCACCAAATCCATGACAGGCCACCTGCTGGGAGCTGCCGGTGCCATCGAAGCAATCGCCTGTGTGAAAAGCATTACCGACAGCATCATTCCACCTACCATCAACACTACTACCCTGGACCCGCAGATACCGGCCAGCCTGCAAATAGTACTGCAGACAGCCATGGAAAAAGAAGTGAAAGTAGCCATCAGCAATACTTTCGGCTTCGGTGGACACAACGGGATCGTAGTATTCAAAAAAGTATAG